The Pangasianodon hypophthalmus isolate fPanHyp1 chromosome 13, fPanHyp1.pri, whole genome shotgun sequence genome includes a window with the following:
- the nfe2l1a gene encoding endoplasmic reticulum membrane sensor NFE2L1a — protein MQPLKKYFTEGLIQVAIVLSLAGMHVDVDPYLPPPHNINIQSPDLTQTQSNNFQNSPEGYGLHMKSPDLEAYVPSPRLLHWVRSLQHLHIPTAYLEAWLVHSESDNSGMTIPSLTGSWDGGDELVDMEDSASLTMRLGGGGIGEMGHDAVMDDGSLEVENPLSRSQMDSEDIKEEADAFSLWQQELNQNTHQDQLLQGQNQYFSLLNEDDEDEFMVDRWRHANPFHNPVTSMQGDVQFAGLQEDNSSFTEECLQLLEAGSRLRHDQYLADLDPVRADEDPLQHHRSVFSPLLPQHEPVLDLEQQWQDVLAVLGPQDMNADDLLGSSHPNDGEGARETGTLENTILQNLSLHQPNFPRSSQISFAGNMAIREDSYLSNQNDTPLNVSNSSTVDLNCNDPDIIDFLLSHTSDSSNISIPSFSIEEPSQSSLFGPLLKESMLDENVLLDLALENGSGQSEVFQKDDQTDSDSGLSLDYSQSPVSPSRSESSCSSSSSSSASSVSSIYSVNEEGAVGYTHIKEEPMDEEGAVGGYTPEQNKMCYTNHLQFQYSPWLEHIGHDHTYNQPQYTNQRKPPKEHSEEPLEYKLQDKLCTRDEKRARALRIPFSTDYIINLPVEEFNELLAKHRLSEAQLTLIRDIRRRGKNKVAAQNCRRRKLDILQDLEHSVDGLRRHRARLLREKSEVLRSVREMKQRLNDLYQEVRSRLREVERIPCSAMDFPLQPGNDSHVSKSRRKSGKKQKDKE, from the exons ATGCAACCCCTGAAGAAGTACTTCACTGAAGGCCTAATTCAGGTGGCCATTGTCCTCAGTTTAGCTGGGATGCATGTAGATGTGGATCCTTATCTTCCTCCTCCACATAACATCAATATCCAAAGCCCAGATCTGACCCAGACCCAGTCCAACAACTTCCAGAACTCTCCAGAAGGATATGGTCTCCACATGAAGAGTCCAGATCTGGAGGCCTATGTCCCAAGTCCCAGGTTGTTGCATTGGGTACGCTCTCTGCAGCACCTGCACATTCCAACAGCGTATCTCGAGGCCTGGCTGGTCCACAGCGAGTCTGACAACAGCGGGATGACTATACCTAGCCTAACTGGTTCCTGGGATGGTGGTGATGAGCTGGTGGACATGGAGGACTCAGCAAGTTTGACCATGAGGCTGGGAGGTGGAGGGATTGGAGAAATGGGGCATGATGCAGTTATGGATGATGGAAGTTTGGAGGTGGAGAACCCACTCTCAAGAAGTCAAATGGATAGTGAAGACATTAAAGAG GAAGCAGATGCATTTTCACTATGGCAACAAGAACTCAACCAAAATACCCACCAGGATCAGCTACTTCAAGGACAAAATCAATACTTCAGTCTGCTTAATGAAGACGACGAGGATGAGTTCATGGTGGACAGATGGCGGCATGCAAACCCATTTCATAACCCTGTGACCAGCATGCAAGGGGATGTACAG TTTGCAGGTTTACAGGAGGATAACTCTTCATTTACTGAGGAATGTCTGCAATTACTGGAGGCTGGTTCCCGCCTACGACATGATCAATAT TTGGCGGATCTTGATCCAGTGAGAGCTGATGAAGACCCACTGCAACACCACAGGTCTGTTTTCTCCCCTCTGTTACCTCAGCATGAGCCCGTACTGGACCTAGAACAGCAATGGCAAGATGTTTTGGCTGTCTTGGGACCACAG GACATGAATGCAGATGACTTATTGGGCAGTTCTCACCCCAATGACGGGGAAGGAGCAAGAGAAACAGGAACTTTGGAGAATACCATACTGCAAAATCTAAGCCTTCATCAACCTAATTTTCCAAGATCCAGTCAGATCTCATTTGCAGGCAACATGGCCATCAGAGAAGACAGTTACCTTTCTAACCAGAACGATACCCCTTTGAATGTTTCAAACTCCTCTACTGTAGATTTGAATTGTAATGACCCTGACATCATAGACTTTCTCCTTTCTCATACATCAGACAGCTCAAACATCAGTATACCCAGCTTCTCTATAGAGGAACCAAGTCAGTCAAGTCTTTTTGGTCCTCTGTTGAAAGAATCCATGCTTGATGAGAATGTTCTGTTGGATCTAGCACTGGAGAACGGATCTGGCCAGTCAGAGGTTTTCCAAAAAGACGACCAAACAGACTCTGACTCTGGACTCTCCTTGGACTACAGCCAAAGTCCCGTTTCCCCAAGTAGATCTGAATCCTCATGTAGCTCATCGTCCTCCAGCTCGGCATCATCAGTGTCATCGATATACTCAGTTAATGAGGAGGGGGCTGTAGGATACACCCACATCAAAGAGGAGCCAATGGATGAGGAAGGAGCTGTTGGAGGTTACACcccagaacaaaacaaaatgtgctaCACAAATCACCTGCAATTCCAATATTCACCTTGGCTTGAGCATATAGGCCATGATCACACCTACAACCAGCCCCAATATACCAACCAAAGAAAGCCTCCCAAAGAGCACTCAGAAGAGCCTCTGGAATATAAACTCCAAGACAAGCTATGTACCAGGGATGAGAAGCGAGCACGTGCCCTGAGGATTCCATTTTCAACTGACTATATTATTAACTTGCCTGTTGAAGAGTTCAATGAGCTCCTTGCCAAGCACCGCTTAAGTGAGGCTCAACTCACACTTATTAGAGACATTCGTCGTAGGGGCAAGAACAAAGTCGCTGCGCAAAACTGTCGTCGCAGGAAGCTGGATATCTTACAGGATTTGGAACATAGTGTTGATGGCCTGCGGCGACACCGTGCAAGACTGCTCAGGGAGAAATCGGAAGTTCTGCGCTCAGTTAGAGAGATGAAACAACGCCTTAATGACCTCTATCAAGAGGTGAGGAGTAGACTAAGGGAGGTGGAAAGGATTCCCTGCTCAGCCATGGACTTTCCTCTGCAACCGGGCAATGACAGCCATGTTTCAAAATCCAGACGGAAGTCTGGCAAGAAGCAGAAAGACAAGGAGTGA
- the cbx1a gene encoding chromobox protein homolog 1a isoform X1, with translation MSQPTDNTSDAAGVTSEPAQAASKLASTGGKKQNKRKVEEVVEEEEEEYVVEKVLDRRVVKGRVEYLLKWKGFTDDAFNVPNSEDNTWEPEDNLDCPDLIAEFLQSQKKAGDEKKDTGGKRKVGESDNETGSEDRPKKRKDEEKPRGFARGLDPERIIGATDSSGELMFLMKWKNSDEADLVPAKEANVKCPQVVISFYEERLTWHSYPNEEEEKKDDKN, from the exons ATGAGCCAGCCAACAGACAACACTAGTGATGCTGCCGGTGTCACCTCAG AACCTGCACAGGCAGCTTCCAAACTGGCATCCACCGGAGGAAAGAAGCAGAACAAGAGgaaggtggaggaggtggtagaagaggaagaggaagaataTGTGGTGGAGAAGGTTCTGGACCGGCGGGTGGTGAAGGGCAGAGTCGAGTACCTGCTCAAATGGAAGGGCTTCACAGA TGATGCTTTTAATGTCCCAAATAGTGAAGACAACACATGGGAGCCTGAAGATAACCTTGACTGTCCAGACCTGATAGCAGAGTTCCTGCAGTCACAGAAGAAGGCTGGAGATGAGAAAAAAGACACAGGTGGCAAGAGGAAAGTGGGAGAGTCAGATAATGAGACAGGCAGTGAAGACAGGCCTAAGAAGAGGAAAGATGAG GAGAAGCCACGGGGCTTTGCTCGGGGATTGGATCCTGAACGCATTATTGGAGCCACAGATTCCAGCGGAGAGCTGATGTTCCTCATGAAGTG GAAAAATTCAGATGAGGCAGATCTTGTGCCAGCAAAAGAAGCGAATGTCAAGTGCCCACAAGTAGTTATTTCATTCTATGAGGAACGACTAACGTGGCACTCGTACCCcaatgaggaagaggagaagaaagatgacaaaaactaa
- the cbx1a gene encoding chromobox protein homolog 1a isoform X2 — protein MSQPTDNTSDAAGVTSEPAQAASKLASTGGKKQNKRKVEEVVEEEEEEYVVEKVLDRRVVKGRVEYLLKWKGFTDEDNTWEPEDNLDCPDLIAEFLQSQKKAGDEKKDTGGKRKVGESDNETGSEDRPKKRKDEEKPRGFARGLDPERIIGATDSSGELMFLMKWKNSDEADLVPAKEANVKCPQVVISFYEERLTWHSYPNEEEEKKDDKN, from the exons ATGAGCCAGCCAACAGACAACACTAGTGATGCTGCCGGTGTCACCTCAG AACCTGCACAGGCAGCTTCCAAACTGGCATCCACCGGAGGAAAGAAGCAGAACAAGAGgaaggtggaggaggtggtagaagaggaagaggaagaataTGTGGTGGAGAAGGTTCTGGACCGGCGGGTGGTGAAGGGCAGAGTCGAGTACCTGCTCAAATGGAAGGGCTTCACAGA TGAAGACAACACATGGGAGCCTGAAGATAACCTTGACTGTCCAGACCTGATAGCAGAGTTCCTGCAGTCACAGAAGAAGGCTGGAGATGAGAAAAAAGACACAGGTGGCAAGAGGAAAGTGGGAGAGTCAGATAATGAGACAGGCAGTGAAGACAGGCCTAAGAAGAGGAAAGATGAG GAGAAGCCACGGGGCTTTGCTCGGGGATTGGATCCTGAACGCATTATTGGAGCCACAGATTCCAGCGGAGAGCTGATGTTCCTCATGAAGTG GAAAAATTCAGATGAGGCAGATCTTGTGCCAGCAAAAGAAGCGAATGTCAAGTGCCCACAAGTAGTTATTTCATTCTATGAGGAACGACTAACGTGGCACTCGTACCCcaatgaggaagaggagaagaaagatgacaaaaactaa